In a genomic window of Candidatus Tumulicola sp.:
- a CDS encoding NADH-quinone oxidoreductase subunit H, with translation MTLTPTAVQAAQVLTLVLLSPLLTGFIARLEAVVAGKRGPSFVQPYRDIVKLFHKQSLVPEPSSWVFRTAPYVACGAYATIATLIPVLTTYPLPGATFGDILAGAFLFALAGFVTALAAIDSGSQYADIGSSRATMVGILVEPTLIFVFFSVAFITGTDLPYAMNAALRHSAANVLRPAHVLATAAFFMMMLVDTGRIPIESSSATVEFGMIDDARWFEHSGPWMALFRWGSSMKQFLLYVVFVNVLLLPMGLSSDGNVGSVAWAVVTLLLKMLLIAVVVVVIETSFAKLRLYKITEFIATGLLVAVLAVFAYVVGVG, from the coding sequence TTGACCCTCACCCCTACCGCGGTCCAGGCGGCACAGGTGCTGACCTTAGTGCTGTTGTCTCCGTTACTGACTGGGTTCATCGCCCGGCTAGAGGCTGTGGTCGCCGGCAAGCGGGGGCCATCGTTCGTTCAGCCCTACCGCGATATTGTAAAGCTCTTTCACAAGCAGTCCCTGGTACCCGAGCCATCGTCCTGGGTTTTTCGGACGGCTCCATACGTAGCGTGCGGCGCGTATGCGACAATCGCGACATTGATTCCGGTGTTGACGACGTATCCGCTGCCAGGCGCCACCTTCGGCGACATCCTTGCCGGCGCGTTTCTGTTCGCGTTAGCGGGATTCGTTACCGCGTTGGCAGCGATCGACTCCGGTTCGCAGTATGCCGACATCGGTAGCAGTCGTGCGACAATGGTCGGCATCCTCGTCGAGCCGACGCTTATCTTTGTTTTCTTTTCGGTCGCATTCATAACTGGAACAGATCTGCCGTATGCGATGAACGCCGCGTTGCGCCATTCTGCGGCAAATGTGCTTCGCCCGGCCCACGTCCTGGCTACTGCTGCATTCTTCATGATGATGCTTGTCGACACCGGCCGCATACCTATCGAAAGTTCCTCCGCAACCGTGGAATTCGGGATGATCGATGACGCGCGCTGGTTCGAGCACTCAGGTCCCTGGATGGCGCTCTTTCGGTGGGGCTCATCCATGAAGCAGTTTCTGCTGTACGTCGTCTTTGTAAACGTGCTGCTGCTTCCCATGGGGCTTTCGTCAGATGGAAATGTCGGCTCCGTCGCATGGGCTGTTGTCACGCTCCTACTAAAAATGCTCCTCATTGCTGTCGTGGTGGTCGTCATAGAAACGTCATTTGCGAAACTGCGACTCTACAAGATTACGGAATTCATTGCGACCGGCTTGCTGGTGGCAGTTTTAGCCGTTTTTGCCTACGTGGTTGGGGTCGGATGA
- a CDS encoding proton-conducting transporter membrane subunit, giving the protein MSALSWVIVAIPLGLALAVLVVPSRAGRYATAIGSITCAACIGVLLVRIAGGEGRLDALSALFLAPVAIVYGSVGLYCLWYVRAEPIGANGEERYRREFLALTNAFACAEIVVPLLSNMAALWVALEVTTILAALLVRLQGSDAALEAAWKYLLVASCGLALGLIGVVVLYASGTGALGSHYAPLWSSFMAVSSKLDSNALRLAFIFALIGFGTKMGLAPMHTWLPDAHGAGPTPTSAMLSGVLLSDALYVILRFAAIANAALGTGMTQRSFFIVGLLSLFVGAFFLLRQRDIKRMLAYSSIEHMGIIACGLAFGAPLALAGALLHVVNHAAAKALAFYGAGRLAARYDTREIERIRGAATILPISGTLFAMAALALAGMPPFGPFRSELMILSGGFSGLAWPVAIVVVGLLLVAFAGITRWTIAMTAGAAPQGVQRGDRDPAAIAAMVAVFTVVLVIGLYVPTPLAVLIANAGAIVRGHP; this is encoded by the coding sequence GTGAGCGCGCTATCGTGGGTTATTGTTGCGATTCCCTTGGGATTGGCATTGGCCGTTCTCGTGGTGCCCTCGCGCGCCGGTCGTTATGCGACTGCCATCGGATCGATTACGTGCGCCGCATGCATCGGGGTGCTGCTTGTGCGCATCGCCGGCGGGGAAGGCCGTTTGGACGCTCTCTCGGCGCTGTTTCTCGCTCCAGTCGCGATCGTCTACGGGTCAGTAGGACTGTATTGCCTGTGGTATGTGCGCGCAGAGCCGATCGGCGCGAACGGAGAGGAGCGCTACCGTCGCGAGTTTCTTGCGCTGACGAATGCGTTCGCTTGCGCCGAAATCGTCGTACCCCTTTTGAGCAATATGGCCGCGCTGTGGGTGGCGCTCGAAGTGACCACGATCCTAGCGGCATTACTCGTGCGTTTGCAAGGCTCAGACGCGGCTCTCGAAGCGGCGTGGAAATACCTGTTAGTTGCGTCTTGTGGTTTGGCACTCGGTTTGATCGGGGTCGTTGTACTCTACGCGTCGGGTACGGGTGCTCTTGGGAGTCATTACGCCCCGCTGTGGTCTTCCTTTATGGCGGTGTCGTCGAAACTCGATTCGAACGCATTGCGACTCGCTTTCATATTCGCGCTGATCGGCTTTGGAACCAAGATGGGTCTGGCTCCGATGCACACCTGGCTTCCCGACGCACATGGCGCGGGCCCAACGCCGACGAGCGCGATGTTGTCCGGCGTGTTGCTATCGGATGCGTTATACGTGATTCTCCGCTTCGCGGCAATTGCGAACGCCGCGCTCGGAACGGGCATGACGCAGCGCTCATTCTTCATCGTTGGACTGCTGTCGTTGTTTGTTGGTGCGTTCTTCTTGCTACGCCAACGTGACATTAAACGAATGCTCGCCTATTCGAGTATCGAGCACATGGGCATCATCGCATGCGGCCTCGCATTTGGGGCACCCTTGGCGTTGGCTGGGGCGTTGTTACACGTCGTCAATCATGCCGCAGCCAAGGCACTGGCGTTCTATGGGGCTGGCCGGTTGGCGGCACGGTACGATACGCGAGAAATAGAACGCATTCGCGGCGCAGCTACGATCTTGCCCATATCGGGAACGTTGTTTGCAATGGCGGCGCTGGCCCTGGCGGGAATGCCCCCATTCGGTCCATTTCGTAGCGAGCTAATGATCCTCTCCGGAGGTTTCTCCGGATTGGCGTGGCCGGTCGCCATCGTCGTTGTCGGATTATTGCTGGTTGCTTTCGCCGGTATTACGCGTTGGACGATCGCGATGACGGCCGGTGCGGCGCCGCAAGGCGTGCAGCGCGGTGATCGTGATCCGGCTGCGATCGCGGCGATGGTAGCAGTGTTTACGGTGGTTCTCGTAATAGGACTCTACGTTCCAACTCCGCTCGCCGTGCTCATCGCCAATGCTGGAGCCATCGTACGAGGACATCCGTGA
- a CDS encoding dynamin family protein, which translates to MSAKIRPPDSLLNAVQSLADLAYELHDPSSEHLALDLAEQIPGSAINVVIAGQFKRGKSSLINAFLRCDLLPTGALPLTGVTTAIRYGECLLIEVRMHGEPQARRIAPADLALFVTEKFNARNALGVERVDVYFPADILRGISLFDTPGVGSVYEHNTATALATLPRADAAILVVGPEPPISLEELEYARKVLASSEKLFVVVNKSDLAGDALDEVLDFTRIQLRQTVSCETDVLSVSATKARTAQIAESEDPEFTRLEAALRSFVAQSWPQTRLVSLRRRSLRIVERLDVVASLRLSMLNMPTEERLHRRDALEQSLQLLDDRSRLLELAMNDDVRQLRAELDESLDGLYGFALPAFRANAEGMAALPRDAREGAFGKMLEAILNEWRQETRALADAALRISADTYARMAYEIEASMWKAGLEAASLDASSLVLDDVHFEPPNLELITSFVPTTALELLAGAVIGALPPVLRMPLLRRRYERLLEQELDAAKGKFRHGIANELELWRRCTRDAIRSSLRTAREIVLSAFEQPTTDRPDDEAVRRMETVRCKLETLREWIGTFDISIAEAAP; encoded by the coding sequence GTGAGCGCCAAAATACGGCCGCCCGATTCGCTCCTCAACGCTGTGCAGTCACTGGCCGATCTCGCCTACGAACTGCACGATCCGTCGTCCGAACATCTCGCGCTCGACCTCGCAGAGCAAATCCCCGGCTCGGCGATCAATGTCGTCATTGCAGGGCAGTTCAAACGCGGGAAAAGTTCGTTAATCAACGCGTTTCTGCGCTGTGATCTTTTGCCTACCGGTGCACTCCCCCTGACAGGGGTCACGACGGCTATACGATACGGTGAATGTCTGCTGATCGAAGTCCGGATGCATGGAGAGCCGCAGGCGCGCCGCATTGCGCCGGCGGATCTTGCGCTTTTCGTAACGGAAAAGTTTAATGCAAGAAACGCTCTTGGTGTCGAGCGAGTCGACGTCTATTTCCCAGCAGACATCTTGCGCGGCATTTCGCTGTTCGATACGCCTGGAGTAGGCTCCGTATACGAACATAATACGGCAACAGCATTGGCGACCTTGCCGCGCGCGGACGCGGCAATATTAGTCGTCGGACCGGAACCTCCAATCTCGCTTGAGGAACTCGAGTACGCGCGTAAGGTGCTGGCATCGTCGGAAAAGTTGTTCGTCGTCGTGAACAAGTCCGATTTAGCTGGCGACGCCTTGGACGAAGTGTTAGATTTCACGCGTATCCAGCTGCGTCAGACCGTTTCTTGCGAGACCGACGTGTTGTCTGTCAGCGCGACGAAAGCTCGAACAGCGCAGATTGCTGAGTCGGAAGATCCCGAGTTCACCCGCCTCGAAGCGGCACTGCGCTCATTCGTCGCCCAATCCTGGCCACAGACGCGTTTAGTATCGCTTCGACGTCGATCCCTTCGTATAGTCGAACGCTTGGACGTCGTTGCGTCCTTGCGGCTCTCGATGTTGAACATGCCCACCGAGGAACGACTGCATCGGCGAGACGCACTCGAGCAATCCTTGCAGCTACTTGACGACCGCTCCCGATTGCTCGAATTGGCGATGAACGACGACGTTCGACAGCTGCGCGCAGAACTCGACGAATCCCTCGATGGTCTGTATGGCTTTGCTCTCCCGGCATTCCGCGCAAACGCGGAAGGAATGGCCGCTCTGCCGCGCGATGCTCGTGAAGGCGCGTTCGGAAAGATGCTTGAGGCCATTCTCAACGAATGGCGTCAGGAAACCCGGGCACTGGCCGATGCTGCACTGCGAATTTCTGCCGATACGTACGCACGTATGGCCTACGAAATCGAAGCGTCGATGTGGAAAGCGGGCCTGGAAGCCGCGAGCCTCGACGCCAGTTCGCTGGTCTTGGACGACGTGCATTTCGAGCCGCCCAATCTCGAACTCATCACGTCTTTCGTACCGACGACCGCCCTCGAGTTGCTCGCCGGGGCGGTCATAGGCGCGCTACCGCCAGTGCTTCGAATGCCATTGTTACGACGGCGCTATGAGCGTCTGCTGGAGCAAGAGTTAGATGCGGCGAAGGGCAAATTCCGCCACGGCATTGCGAATGAATTGGAATTGTGGCGGCGTTGCACGCGAGATGCTATCCGTTCGTCGCTCCGGACCGCGCGCGAGATCGTGCTAAGCGCCTTCGAACAACCTACGACGGATCGTCCCGACGACGAAGCCGTTCGGCGCATGGAAACCGTTCGATGCAAGCTCGAGACGTTGCGAGAATGGATTGGAACCTTCGATATCTCGATTGCAGAGGCTGCGCCATGA
- a CDS encoding universal stress protein: MFSHIIVAWDGSECARRAFEYAIEIAKRFESRLQLVSVAQPAAYAETSAEVENDRAKAHRFYEGSAASLIDLSRERGVGTELLIVEGGHPAEGVVDTASKIGADLIVVGRRGLSSGITRFLIGSISDRIARYAHCPVLLIDNPQKRS, translated from the coding sequence ATGTTTTCACACATTATCGTAGCTTGGGACGGTTCCGAGTGTGCTCGTCGAGCTTTCGAGTACGCAATCGAGATTGCGAAACGGTTCGAGTCGCGTTTGCAGCTCGTTTCCGTTGCGCAGCCGGCTGCTTATGCTGAAACATCCGCAGAAGTGGAAAACGATAGAGCCAAAGCGCACCGATTTTACGAAGGCAGTGCGGCCTCGCTCATCGACCTGAGCCGTGAACGAGGTGTCGGGACAGAATTGCTGATCGTCGAAGGCGGCCATCCGGCTGAGGGCGTGGTCGACACTGCCTCGAAGATTGGAGCTGATCTCATTGTCGTGGGCCGCCGCGGGCTCTCAAGCGGAATCACGCGTTTCCTGATAGGGAGTATCTCCGACCGAATCGCGCGTTATGCGCACTGCCCAGTATTGTTAATTGACAACCCGCAGAAACGATCATGA
- a CDS encoding NUDIX hydrolase, protein MAPIRKRGCRMGAFSLPADSGLNEAETYRVRVSAAVSRAPGELLIVRERKRALTVLNLPGGTPRMGETLQAAAVREVREETGYDVITSEIAFVAERRTERWGGAYLEVCFYAQITNQAVHPQMRHDGIFAVEWLPFEHSDVRLHLPHADMLEASMRGRFLAESRENAP, encoded by the coding sequence ATGGCTCCTATTCGAAAGCGAGGATGTCGAATGGGAGCTTTTTCTTTGCCAGCCGACAGTGGCTTGAACGAAGCTGAGACCTACCGCGTTAGAGTGTCGGCCGCCGTCTCGCGAGCGCCAGGCGAATTGCTGATCGTACGCGAGCGGAAGCGGGCGCTTACGGTTCTGAACCTGCCTGGCGGAACGCCGCGAATGGGAGAGACGTTACAGGCGGCGGCCGTTCGCGAGGTTCGCGAAGAGACCGGCTATGATGTCATAACTAGCGAGATTGCCTTCGTCGCGGAGCGGCGAACAGAACGCTGGGGCGGGGCTTATCTGGAAGTTTGCTTTTACGCGCAGATTACGAACCAAGCAGTGCATCCCCAAATGCGTCACGACGGGATTTTCGCTGTCGAATGGTTACCCTTCGAGCACAGCGACGTCCGGCTGCACCTACCGCACGCGGATATGCTCGAGGCTTCCATGCGAGGTCGTTTCCTCGCCGAAAGTCGGGAAAACGCACCATAG
- a CDS encoding DUF190 domain-containing protein encodes MNVRQRVTLMRIYLSEDVRHGKDLLYVAIVEELRSQGFAGATVLRGIEGYGGSGEIRSSRARDTPKRLPVVIEVIDSDHKVRSAIPTLRAMMSSGLITTERVRIKVLTLNPGFENQHDLAARGRREPDATVFELFHELARHDRKLINDAVGSAHAGSDIAACLLGLNLWRGPLARYRDHLLVTRERPPLWAFTLGPSAEWNAALWLTLPMVARLVRTRVGRVDESIRTRPTVDSTGLTAALLRDGLRHLSQSAYLRKGPEDIHDFAPIALPSAIATDLALVDVIAHWLLRLSDRHHLLAKSSAEQFEIGGYKGGCGSCRTRWGSQTRDEQAVPPFHPGCRCFASAKR; translated from the coding sequence TTGAACGTCCGGCAGCGCGTCACCCTGATGCGAATTTACCTGAGCGAAGACGTGCGCCATGGGAAGGATTTACTCTACGTAGCCATCGTCGAGGAATTGCGTTCTCAGGGTTTTGCTGGCGCTACCGTATTGAGAGGCATCGAAGGGTACGGCGGTTCCGGCGAAATTCGTTCGTCGCGGGCACGAGATACCCCCAAACGCCTGCCCGTCGTCATCGAAGTAATCGATAGCGACCACAAAGTGCGCTCCGCCATTCCAACGCTGCGAGCTATGATGTCGAGCGGCCTCATTACGACAGAGCGCGTTCGTATAAAAGTTCTAACTTTGAATCCAGGATTCGAAAACCAACACGACTTAGCCGCTCGAGGACGCCGGGAACCCGACGCGACGGTGTTCGAACTCTTTCATGAGCTTGCGCGCCACGACAGAAAACTTATAAATGACGCGGTCGGTTCCGCGCATGCCGGCTCGGATATTGCAGCCTGCCTTCTAGGGCTGAACTTGTGGCGTGGGCCGTTGGCCAGGTACCGCGATCATTTGCTCGTAACGCGCGAACGACCGCCACTCTGGGCTTTCACCCTAGGACCGTCCGCAGAGTGGAACGCTGCGCTATGGTTGACTCTCCCTATGGTCGCCCGGCTCGTCCGGACTCGTGTGGGGCGTGTTGACGAGTCCATTCGTACCCGGCCCACGGTCGATAGTACCGGACTCACTGCGGCCCTTCTCCGCGACGGTTTGCGCCATCTCAGTCAGAGCGCGTACCTCCGCAAGGGTCCAGAGGACATTCACGACTTCGCACCAATTGCACTACCGAGCGCCATCGCAACCGATCTCGCATTGGTCGACGTGATAGCGCACTGGCTTCTTAGACTTTCCGACCGGCACCATCTCTTAGCGAAATCAAGCGCCGAGCAATTCGAGATCGGCGGGTATAAAGGAGGTTGCGGTTCCTGTCGCACTCGCTGGGGATCGCAAACTCGTGACGAGCAAGCGGTTCCCCCATTTCATCCCGGCTGCCGGTGCTTCGCTAGTGCAAAGCGATGA
- a CDS encoding proton-conducting transporter membrane subunit, translated as MIALLVAFALCIVGIILVVAIRGPLGRAIGFMFLGAAGIASLISAATALHSSRSYASGPPDAHLLLRMDAVSGFYIGLIGAIAVIVAVFALGGRSADERGAGHTAAASSCAVLLASLVTCAAGDVFLFLFGWELLALAFFWSIGYAGTDESAPRSAYVTLVVTHVAGGCLLAALLTLAHAAGSFEVGDAIAAGTHFVGASGGFILVLLVIGFGAKFGMLPLQGWMPYGYRSAPSAVAALMAGGALNVGFYGISRFVLAFPQAPLWLAIAVIAVGSVGAFFGISWAAGQRDMRALAAYSSVENSGIIFAAFGVAIAGRALHDPMLMGFALAAASVQIVAHAVAKSTLFLTIASVNDARSSTDLDKLGGLARVLPLTTLSAILSGMSLAALPPLAGFVGEWLVLESLMQAFRTGNVASEVIFALAGAIIGVAAGIAIVTFTKFVGIGLLGASRSVTLQRGFVVRAPLRGVGLLLGCAAIVGTGVFARSLLSTIAPSIDSASHSDAVAAMIGVFPLVAPAFGGFSSVSPGGMGLVLAGFTIMFWIVSKLFSRPASSATPAWTSGEPYRSWTQYGGTGYANPTRVILDVVTRTTRAVNPEIRTYDSSVRPFFELAWYRWLFTPLLWIASAVRATQSGSIGAYLAYILTFTILMLLLFPSIRHW; from the coding sequence GTGATTGCTTTGCTCGTCGCCTTTGCGCTGTGCATTGTCGGCATCATTCTCGTCGTCGCGATACGCGGACCGCTCGGTCGGGCGATCGGCTTTATGTTCCTTGGCGCCGCTGGGATCGCATCGCTCATATCGGCTGCGACCGCCCTTCATTCGAGTAGATCGTATGCGTCTGGCCCGCCGGATGCACACCTGCTGCTACGCATGGACGCAGTTTCGGGATTCTATATCGGTCTAATCGGAGCAATTGCCGTAATCGTTGCGGTGTTTGCGTTGGGCGGCCGCAGTGCCGACGAACGAGGCGCTGGTCACACGGCTGCGGCAAGTTCCTGCGCTGTCCTACTGGCGTCGTTAGTAACGTGCGCGGCCGGCGACGTCTTTTTGTTTCTTTTCGGCTGGGAATTGCTCGCATTGGCGTTTTTCTGGTCAATTGGATATGCAGGGACGGACGAATCCGCGCCGCGATCTGCGTACGTTACACTCGTCGTTACACATGTTGCAGGCGGCTGCCTACTTGCCGCGTTATTGACGCTCGCCCACGCTGCGGGCAGTTTCGAGGTCGGAGACGCGATTGCGGCCGGAACCCACTTTGTGGGCGCCTCCGGCGGCTTCATACTTGTACTACTCGTTATTGGGTTCGGCGCGAAGTTCGGCATGCTCCCGCTACAGGGTTGGATGCCCTACGGTTATCGAAGTGCGCCGAGTGCGGTTGCGGCGTTGATGGCTGGCGGTGCACTCAACGTAGGCTTTTACGGCATATCACGTTTCGTGCTTGCGTTCCCCCAGGCGCCTCTGTGGTTAGCCATCGCAGTGATTGCCGTCGGTTCTGTCGGCGCATTTTTTGGCATTTCATGGGCTGCTGGGCAACGAGACATGCGCGCGCTCGCTGCCTACTCAAGCGTCGAAAACAGCGGCATCATCTTTGCTGCCTTCGGCGTCGCGATAGCGGGTCGGGCGCTTCACGATCCGATGCTGATGGGATTCGCGCTGGCAGCAGCCTCAGTGCAAATCGTTGCGCACGCCGTGGCCAAGAGCACCCTATTTCTGACCATTGCTTCAGTGAATGATGCGCGTTCAAGCACCGACCTGGATAAGCTCGGAGGCTTAGCGCGCGTACTTCCGTTGACAACCCTTTCCGCAATATTGTCCGGCATGTCGCTAGCAGCGCTTCCGCCGCTTGCTGGCTTTGTCGGCGAGTGGCTCGTGCTTGAATCGCTCATGCAAGCGTTTCGTACCGGAAACGTTGCTTCCGAAGTCATTTTCGCACTCGCCGGCGCAATCATTGGCGTTGCGGCTGGCATTGCGATCGTGACGTTCACGAAGTTTGTCGGCATTGGTCTGCTTGGCGCTTCACGCTCAGTAACGCTACAGAGGGGTTTCGTTGTTCGAGCTCCGCTGCGCGGGGTGGGGTTGCTTCTCGGCTGTGCGGCGATTGTCGGAACCGGCGTGTTCGCTCGATCCTTACTTTCCACCATTGCACCGAGCATTGACTCGGCTTCGCACAGCGATGCAGTTGCCGCGATGATCGGAGTTTTCCCGTTAGTCGCGCCTGCCTTCGGTGGCTTTTCGTCGGTCTCGCCTGGGGGAATGGGCCTAGTGCTGGCAGGGTTCACGATCATGTTTTGGATCGTTTCAAAGCTATTTTCGCGGCCGGCGTCGTCAGCGACCCCCGCTTGGACATCGGGCGAGCCGTACCGCTCTTGGACGCAGTACGGCGGCACAGGTTATGCCAATCCAACCCGGGTCATTTTGGACGTCGTTACACGAACAACGCGAGCCGTCAATCCAGAGATACGTACGTACGACAGCTCGGTTCGGCCGTTTTTCGAGCTGGCATGGTATCGCTGGCTTTTTACACCTCTGTTGTGGATTGCATCCGCCGTACGAGCGACGCAGTCAGGCAGCATCGGTGCCTACTTGGCCTACATTCTGACGTTTACAATCTTAATGCTATTACTATTTCCCTCGATCCGCCATTGGTAG